The sequence ATCCCCTGGAACTGGTGGTGGATAAACTAAAAACGGGTTATCCGCAGATATCCGTCTTTCTCAACATGCTCAACCTGGGGCAGGGGGATAACGGTATTTTAGATGACACTGGAAGCTACCACCTGAAAAAAGTACAAGATACGAAATTCGAATTGGTATTCTATTTCACCGAGTATGCCAACGGAGTGGAGGTGAACTGCAACTACCAGAAAAACGTGTTCAAGCCGGAGACGATTCAGTACATCTGCGATCAATATCAAGGGCTGCTGGATAGGATCGCCAGAGACCCGGGCAAAAAAGCACATGAATATTTTGAAATAAAAAAGAAGCTGATAAGGAAATAAGACATGCTTGTCAAATCATTTCAAGAGATAGTAAATAAATATGGAAATAAACCGGCCATAAAAACGGCCGCCGTTGAGCACAGTTTCCACGATGTCAGTAATGGCTCAGACAGGATCGCTGCAGCTATATTATCCAGGCAGGTCATATCAGACATGTCGGGCAAACCCGGAGTGGTCTCTCTGCTTTTCGGGCACGGGGCTGGGATGATTCTTTCGTTGCTGGGCGTTATAAAGTCAGGTAATGCCTACGTGCCGCTGGATATAAATTACCCAGTCAAAAGGTTGGAATACATACTTGAAGACTCCGATACTTGGCTGATAGTGACAGATAACGGAAATATCGGACTGGCGGAAAAACTGTCGGCAAAATCCTGCGGAAGGATACAGACGCTTAATGTTGATACCATTGGGAAATGTGATATTTCCGGGCAAACGGAAAGGAAAATACTGGAAAATGAAACGGCGTATATAATTTACACTTCCGGTTCCACCGGAAAACCCAAGGGTGTCTACCAAAGCCACCGGAACATAAATCATTTCATCGGTAATTACGCCAAAGACCTGAAAATCACCCACCAAGACCGGCTGACCATGATCTCGGCCTTCAATCACGATGCGGCGGTGATGGACGTCTATGCGGGTTTGCTGACGGGAGCCACACTATTCCCGCTGGATGTAAGGACGCAACTTAACGATATTGATATTGCAGATTGGCTGAAGAAAGAGAAAATATCAATCTATCATTCAGTTCCCACCTTGTACCGCCATTTCGTGGGCGGGTTCGATGAAAAAACCGACTTCCCTGATCTGCGGCATATAGTTTTGGGCGGCGAAGCAGTGGTGGAGCAGGACATCAAGGCTTTCAGAAGGTATTTCCCCGGCGCGACATTGATGAACCTTTACGGCCAGTCAGAATCATCCTACAATTCAGGGCACTTCATCGCTCACGATACCAGCTTGAACAAGGTAACACTGGGAAAGGTCACCGGGAATACCAGCATTCTGGTGGTGGACGAACAGGGCGTGGAGGTGGCGCCGCTGGGGGTCGGGGAAATCGTAGTGAACAGCGATCATGTGGCGTTGGGATACTGGAAGGACCCGGAAAGGACAGAAAAGTACTTTACCCGGGACGAAGAACTGGGTAAACTGTACTGGACCGGCGATCTAGGACGGTTACAACTGGACGGAAGCATCGAATTCATGGGGCGGAAGGACTTTCAGGTGAAGATCCGGGGATTCCGGGTCGACCTGGGGGAAATTGAAAGCCGCCTGCTGTCGCATCCCCTGGTGAAACATGCGGCCGTTATCGTGAAGCAGGACGATGAAGATAACAGCTATTTATGGGCCTATCTAACCGCCAAGGGCCAGCTGACCGACGGGGAATTACGGGATTATTCCGCTGAGGAACTGCCGGATCATATGGTGCCTTCATATTTCATAATACTGGACGAGATGCCGCTGACTTCTACTAATAAGATCGACCGTCACAAACTCAAACAAATACAACACGAACGTCAGGCCGGCAAGACGATTCTTTCTCCCCGGGATGAGACCGAAGCAAAGTTGTTGGATATTTGGCAGGGCGTGCTGTCGGTCAAAGAGATAAGCATCAATGATAATTTTTTCGAGCTCGGCGGACATTCTCTCAAAGCGATCACCCTCTCCAGCCGG is a genomic window of candidate division TA06 bacterium containing:
- a CDS encoding non-ribosomal peptide synthetase; its protein translation is MLVKSFQEIVNKYGNKPAIKTAAVEHSFHDVSNGSDRIAAAILSRQVISDMSGKPGVVSLLFGHGAGMILSLLGVIKSGNAYVPLDINYPVKRLEYILEDSDTWLIVTDNGNIGLAEKLSAKSCGRIQTLNVDTIGKCDISGQTERKILENETAYIIYTSGSTGKPKGVYQSHRNINHFIGNYAKDLKITHQDRLTMISAFNHDAAVMDVYAGLLTGATLFPLDVRTQLNDIDIADWLKKEKISIYHSVPTLYRHFVGGFDEKTDFPDLRHIVLGGEAVVEQDIKAFRRYFPGATLMNLYGQSESSYNSGHFIAHDTSLNKVTLGKVTGNTSILVVDEQGVEVAPLGVGEIVVNSDHVALGYWKDPERTEKYFTRDEELGKLYWTGDLGRLQLDGSIEFMGRKDFQVKIRGFRVDLGEIESRLLSHPLVKHAAVIVKQDDEDNSYLWAYLTAKGQLTDGELRDYSAEELPDHMVPSYFIILDEMPLTSTNKIDRHKLKQIQHERQAGKTILSPRDETEAKLLDIWQGVLSVKEISINDNFFELGGHSLKAITLSSRVHRELGKELPLRKIFEQPTIEGQGRYLKEQGTGGYSGIEVVGK